One segment of Xanthomonas oryzae pv. oryzae DNA contains the following:
- a CDS encoding type VI lipase adapter Tla3 domain-containing protein, with amino-acid sequence MSASQRPGITPYALVWIGTMLAWVALILFIYYRQWQSTGVEDSGLGNDIRNGVLAITALVGLAFGGHWLWKVRSAVAKDPAAMASAQATTAAAATPRGRMLAGEGERYVLEVRGLGLAVDRYYQEDTWRLFKDKDDNYLSVLSKDPKDYDPNTRIGDATIAANASFGYAAKNAVERWPLPVIIIGPPKTIDDGSSMAHAIAYKRQAASLGLTLFLWQEDDNTASAQATLEKLFRFFDEHPDVPEVLLVTQDGEGPRYRWKSPGMPDKRPEAPHVPLLPDSMTALLVARSDRVDRLVRPYAVDVDDGINKDDTQYDIIKLWNFFWDKSDSQEEGSFDAYYRKLAAEKHYASDYPPGTMKADWWIAQLPELWKQINNKGPGEFKPSPYLPVRWARWQVQQFDESPLLGYLHRPVHVPLTDEQGKPLKRAGQVEALRKGWAQAVSALPEDAKPTRVFYDTSLDREWVIPLTQALHGNAEGIELDDKHEGYDIGRRLGNTGVSSALVQIALGIVSGYDDGRTSATVNLTPDGYAGIVMVSPPDEASKAAAIQHGKHPFYDLLRDKKATP; translated from the coding sequence ATGAGCGCGTCACAACGGCCTGGCATCACGCCCTATGCGCTGGTATGGATCGGAACAATGCTGGCATGGGTGGCGCTGATCCTTTTCATCTACTATCGCCAATGGCAGTCAACAGGCGTGGAGGATTCCGGCTTGGGCAACGATATTCGTAATGGTGTATTGGCGATCACCGCTCTGGTGGGCCTGGCCTTTGGAGGGCATTGGCTGTGGAAGGTGCGCAGCGCGGTGGCTAAGGACCCAGCTGCGATGGCAAGCGCCCAGGCCACGACGGCGGCGGCCGCGACCCCGCGTGGGCGCATGCTGGCTGGTGAGGGGGAGCGCTACGTGCTGGAGGTGCGCGGGCTTGGCTTGGCGGTAGATCGCTATTACCAGGAGGACACGTGGAGGTTGTTCAAGGACAAGGACGACAACTACCTCTCAGTGCTGTCGAAAGATCCTAAAGACTACGACCCCAATACGCGAATCGGCGATGCGACGATTGCGGCTAATGCTTCTTTCGGTTACGCGGCGAAGAACGCGGTGGAGCGTTGGCCGCTGCCAGTGATCATCATCGGGCCACCAAAGACGATTGATGATGGAAGTTCAATGGCGCATGCGATTGCTTACAAACGCCAAGCCGCAAGCCTCGGGTTGACTCTTTTTCTCTGGCAGGAGGATGACAACACAGCCAGTGCCCAGGCAACCCTCGAAAAGCTTTTTCGTTTCTTCGATGAGCATCCCGATGTGCCGGAGGTCTTGCTGGTCACGCAGGATGGAGAAGGTCCGCGCTATCGCTGGAAGTCGCCAGGGATGCCCGACAAACGGCCTGAAGCGCCTCACGTTCCGCTACTACCCGACAGCATGACTGCGCTATTGGTGGCACGCAGCGATCGGGTGGACAGGTTGGTGCGCCCGTATGCCGTCGATGTAGACGATGGCATCAATAAGGACGATACGCAGTACGACATCATCAAGTTGTGGAATTTTTTCTGGGATAAATCCGATTCGCAAGAGGAAGGCAGCTTCGATGCGTATTACCGCAAGCTGGCAGCCGAGAAGCATTACGCCTCGGACTATCCCCCCGGCACCATGAAGGCCGATTGGTGGATTGCGCAACTGCCCGAGTTGTGGAAGCAGATCAACAACAAGGGGCCGGGTGAGTTCAAGCCCAGCCCGTATCTGCCGGTGCGCTGGGCGCGCTGGCAGGTGCAGCAGTTCGACGAATCCCCGTTGCTGGGCTATCTGCATCGCCCGGTGCATGTGCCCCTGACCGACGAACAGGGCAAGCCACTCAAGCGTGCCGGGCAGGTGGAGGCGCTGCGCAAGGGCTGGGCCCAGGCCGTGTCGGCACTGCCGGAAGATGCCAAGCCCACGCGCGTGTTCTACGACACCAGCCTGGATCGCGAATGGGTCATTCCCCTGACGCAAGCGCTGCACGGCAACGCCGAGGGCATCGAACTGGACGACAAGCACGAGGGCTACGACATCGGTCGGCGGCTGGGCAATACCGGCGTCAGTTCCGCGCTAGTGCAGATCGCGCTGGGCATCGTCTCCGGTTACGACGATGGCCGCACCAGTGCCACCGTCAACCTGACCCCGGATGGCTATGCGGGCATCGTAATGGTCAGCCCGCCCGACGAAGCCAGCAAAGCGGCCGCAATCCAGCACGGGAAGCATCCGTTCTACGACCTCTTGCGCGACAAGAAGGCCACACCATGA
- a CDS encoding membrane protein, translated as MSRAFIVEGDAHSHGGHVLAGSEHAGIDGQAGVRRASSDMPLAWTYAH; from the coding sequence ATGAGCCGCGCATTCATCGTCGAAGGCGACGCCCACAGCCACGGCGGCCATGTGCTGGCCGGTTCCGAACACGCCGGCATTGATGGCCAGGCAGGTGTGCGAAGGGCATCCAGCGATATGCCCCTTGCATGGACGTACGCACATTGA
- a CDS encoding PAAR domain-containing protein: MARQVCEGHPAICPLHGRTHIEGASSHLNIHGRKAALDGDKLACGAALIAGRQRHAKHQ; this comes from the coding sequence ATGGCCAGGCAGGTGTGCGAAGGGCATCCAGCGATATGCCCCTTGCATGGACGTACGCACATTGAAGGTGCCTCCAGTCATCTGAACATCCATGGACGCAAGGCCGCGTTAGATGGCGACAAACTCGCGTGTGGCGCTGCGCTCATCGCCGGGAGACAAAGGCACGCTAAGCACCAGTAG
- a CDS encoding T6SS effector phospholipase Tle3 domain-containing protein, translating into MRQRERRQTLERDGNAKAAYSYPASFFDLHAEKKGEVGHINVAYLRNWAGDLNLWLSLPAVPARIWIRWRAGTERAALDERLSRIDLRAGQYGVKYAEAKASKAKPGDRDYRKVAAVKYDPDTYLYQRSEDTTSKLPTHSMFIPFYWGYRASNNEIAKDKGGNPTRLRSQYQDTAGNRLDAHFAKPGGFFANATSNLPDMYGKGFDTSLMTATIQPVASDFTYFGKAPPRRYFVLAAERLAMLVSEIRRLAPDDTITIMGHSQGTLITLLAQAMLADRRQRCADCLILVDSPYSLLEPEGEEQTTQAKLQTLINIVNAVTTKPYARPSLSELQVGQPGYGGRTGHGWTPSQGTRLDAEGKQIVFAERDNRGKVYLYFCPQDTTVALDQVQGIGTYGVPDTVHVAWKRKFYSTERTATLPAMDALKDLRFHQRMWTKLLRGGKPVAVGLPPQHIPLRMEDEARYPGGGVGPTTTLSQTPLPQEGRYINGEALQPPHAPQMEDGEADARQYGSSTSLRGTPTRAGKDAPDDVSVDVALGNPATKLRQYMILISIEQEEVPESKLAEMTSEFNAQHPDINDQTPGYTCDATDMGCTVWRHATPNEVRAQMARNPAALSDNSYHSAMLRGAENHRWVTAMDVAIGQAQTLDDPEWRKVLIAFANWRTPFMPSEDQPAGQVSISELANFKKLSPGARKLVEASCFYYEKGVFPAGLVSSSPPAKYVESRTRAQRAESSE; encoded by the coding sequence ATGCGCCAAAGGGAGCGCCGGCAGACGCTCGAACGCGACGGCAATGCAAAGGCCGCGTATTCCTATCCGGCATCGTTCTTCGACTTGCATGCCGAGAAGAAGGGCGAGGTCGGGCACATCAACGTGGCGTACCTTCGCAATTGGGCCGGAGACCTGAACCTCTGGCTCAGTCTTCCTGCTGTGCCAGCAAGGATATGGATCCGTTGGCGCGCCGGCACTGAACGCGCTGCCCTGGACGAGCGCTTGAGCCGTATCGATCTGCGCGCCGGGCAGTATGGGGTCAAGTATGCCGAAGCAAAGGCGTCCAAGGCCAAGCCCGGCGATCGGGATTACCGCAAGGTGGCGGCGGTCAAATACGACCCGGACACCTACCTCTATCAGCGCAGCGAAGACACCACCAGCAAGTTGCCGACCCACAGCATGTTCATCCCGTTCTACTGGGGCTACCGCGCCAGCAACAACGAGATCGCCAAGGACAAGGGCGGCAATCCGACGCGCCTGCGCAGCCAGTACCAGGACACCGCCGGCAACCGGCTGGATGCCCATTTCGCCAAGCCTGGCGGCTTCTTCGCCAACGCCACCAGCAACCTGCCGGACATGTATGGCAAAGGCTTTGACACCAGCCTGATGACCGCGACCATCCAGCCGGTGGCCTCCGACTTCACCTATTTCGGCAAGGCACCGCCACGGCGGTATTTCGTGCTGGCGGCCGAACGGCTGGCGATGCTGGTGAGCGAGATCCGCCGGCTGGCTCCAGACGACACCATCACCATCATGGGCCACAGTCAGGGCACGCTGATTACCCTGCTGGCGCAGGCCATGCTGGCCGACCGTCGCCAGCGCTGCGCGGACTGCCTGATCCTGGTGGACAGCCCCTACAGCCTGCTCGAACCCGAGGGCGAGGAGCAGACCACCCAGGCCAAGCTGCAGACGCTCATCAATATCGTCAACGCAGTGACCACCAAGCCGTACGCCCGCCCATCATTGAGCGAGCTGCAAGTGGGTCAGCCAGGATATGGTGGCCGCACCGGACATGGATGGACCCCTAGCCAGGGCACCCGTCTGGACGCGGAAGGCAAGCAGATCGTCTTCGCCGAGCGCGACAACCGCGGCAAGGTGTACCTGTACTTCTGCCCACAGGACACCACCGTGGCACTGGATCAGGTGCAGGGCATCGGCACCTACGGCGTGCCGGACACGGTGCACGTGGCGTGGAAGCGGAAGTTCTACAGCACCGAGCGCACCGCCACCTTGCCGGCGATGGACGCGCTCAAGGATCTGCGCTTCCACCAGCGGATGTGGACCAAGCTGCTGCGTGGCGGCAAGCCCGTCGCAGTGGGCTTGCCGCCGCAGCATATCCCGCTGCGCATGGAGGATGAGGCGCGTTACCCCGGCGGGGGTGTGGGCCCCACGACCACGCTCAGCCAGACGCCCTTGCCGCAGGAGGGGCGCTACATCAACGGCGAGGCACTGCAACCGCCGCATGCACCACAGATGGAGGATGGGGAAGCCGACGCGCGCCAGTACGGCAGCAGCACCTCGCTGCGCGGCACGCCGACCCGTGCCGGCAAGGATGCGCCGGATGATGTGTCGGTGGATGTGGCCCTGGGCAACCCGGCGACGAAGTTGCGCCAGTACATGATCTTGATCAGCATCGAGCAAGAGGAGGTGCCCGAGTCCAAACTGGCCGAGATGACCAGCGAGTTCAACGCGCAGCATCCCGACATCAACGACCAGACGCCCGGTTACACGTGCGATGCGACCGATATGGGCTGCACGGTGTGGCGACATGCCACACCCAACGAAGTACGTGCGCAGATGGCGCGCAACCCTGCCGCGCTGAGCGACAATTCCTACCACTCGGCGATGCTGCGCGGTGCCGAAAACCATCGCTGGGTAACGGCCATGGACGTGGCGATCGGGCAGGCGCAGACCTTGGATGATCCGGAGTGGCGCAAGGTGCTCATCGCCTTTGCCAACTGGCGCACGCCGTTTATGCCGTCGGAAGACCAACCCGCTGGTCAAGTAAGTATCAGCGAGCTTGCGAATTTCAAGAAGCTCAGCCCTGGAGCGAGGAAATTGGTTGAAGCGAGTTGTTTCTATTACGAGAAAGGCGTCTTTCCCGCAGGCTTGGTGTCGAGTTCGCCCCCGGCTAAGTATGTGGAGAGCAGGACCCGCGCGCAACGTGCGGAGAGCAGCGAATGA
- a CDS encoding type VI lipase adapter Tla3 domain-containing protein — translation MSASQRPGITPYALVWIGTMLAWVALILFIYYRQWQSTGVEDSGLGNDIRNGVLAITALVGLAFGGHWLWKVRSAVAKDPAAMASAQATAAAATPHGRMLAGEGERYVLEVRGLGLAVDRYYQEDTWRLFKDKDDNYLSVLSKDPKDYDPNTRIGSASMAASAAFGYAAKQAVERWPLPVIIIGPPTTINDGSTMANEIALDRQSESLGLTLFLWQEDANVASAQATLERLFQFFDQHPDVPEVLLVSNDSEADRYGWKSTGMPERPAGVHVPLLPNSMTALLVARSDRVDRLVRPYAVDVDDGINKDDTQYDIIKLWNFFWDKSDSQEEGSFDAYYRKLAAEKHYASDYPPGTMKADWWIAQLPELWKQINNKGPGEFKPSPYLPVRWARWQLQQFDESPLLGYLHRPVHVPLTDEQGKPLKRAGQVEALRKGWAQAVSALPEDAKPTRVFYDTSLDREWIIPLTQALHGNAEGIELDDKHEGYDIGRRLGNTGVSSALVQIALGIVSGYDDGRTSATVNLTPDGYAGIVMVSPPDEASKAAAIQHGKHPFYDLLRDKKATP, via the coding sequence ATGAGCGCGTCACAACGGCCTGGCATCACGCCCTATGCGCTGGTATGGATCGGAACAATGCTGGCATGGGTGGCGCTGATCCTTTTCATCTACTATCGCCAATGGCAGTCAACAGGCGTGGAGGATTCCGGCTTGGGCAACGATATTCGTAATGGTGTATTGGCGATCACCGCGCTGGTGGGCCTGGCCTTTGGAGGGCATTGGCTGTGGAAGGTACGCAGCGCGGTGGCCAAGGACCCAGCGGCCATGGCAAGCGCCCAGGCCACGGCAGCGGCCGCGACCCCGCACGGGCGCATGTTGGCTGGCGAGGGGGAGCGCTACGTGCTGGAGGTGCGTGGGCTGGGCTTGGCGGTAGATCGCTATTACCAGGAAGACACCTGGCGGCTATTCAAAGACAAGGACGACAACTACCTCTCAGTGCTGTCGAAAGATCCTAAAGACTACGATCCAAACACGCGGATTGGCAGTGCCAGTATGGCGGCCAGTGCTGCTTTCGGATACGCAGCCAAGCAGGCGGTGGAGCGTTGGCCGTTGCCAGTGATCATCATCGGGCCGCCGACGACGATCAATGATGGCAGCACCATGGCCAACGAGATTGCACTCGATCGACAGTCCGAGAGTCTCGGGCTCACGCTGTTTCTTTGGCAAGAGGACGCCAATGTGGCGAGTGCGCAGGCCACGCTGGAACGGCTTTTCCAGTTCTTCGATCAGCATCCGGATGTTCCGGAAGTGCTCCTGGTTAGCAATGACTCTGAAGCAGACCGATATGGCTGGAAATCAACTGGAATGCCGGAGCGGCCTGCTGGTGTCCACGTTCCGCTACTGCCCAATAGCATGACTGCGCTATTGGTGGCACGCAGCGATCGGGTGGACAGGTTGGTGCGCCCGTATGCCGTCGATGTAGACGATGGCATCAATAAGGACGACACACAGTACGACATCATCAAGTTGTGGAATTTCTTCTGGGATAAATCCGATTCGCAAGAGGAAGGCAGCTTCGATGCGTATTACCGCAAGCTGGCAGCCGAGAAGCACTACGCCTCGGACTATCCCCCTGGCACCATGAAGGCCGATTGGTGGATTGCGCAACTGCCCGAATTGTGGAAGCAGATCAACAACAAGGGGCCGGGTGAGTTCAAGCCCAGCCCGTATCTGCCGGTGCGTTGGGCGCGCTGGCAGCTGCAGCAGTTCGACGAATCTCCGTTGCTGGGCTATCTGCATCGCCCGGTGCATGTGCCCCTGACCGACGAACAGGGCAAGCCACTCAAGCGTGCCGGGCAGGTGGAGGCGCTGCGCAAGGGCTGGGCCCAGGCCGTGTCGGCCCTACCGGAAGATGCCAAGCCCACGCGCGTGTTCTACGACACCAGCCTGGATCGCGAATGGATCATTCCCCTGACGCAAGCGCTGCACGGCAACGCCGAGGGCATCGAACTGGACGACAAGCATGAGGGCTACGACATCGGTCGGCGGCTGGGCAATACAGGCGTGAGCTCGGCGCTGGTGCAGATCGCGCTGGGCATCGTCTCCGGTTACGACGATGGCCGCACCAGTGCCACCGTCAACCTGACCCCGGATGGCTATGCGGGCATCGTAATGGTCAGCCCGCCCGACGAAGCCAGCAAAGCGGCCGCAATCCAGCACGGGAAGCATCCGTTCTACGACCTCTTGCGCGACAAGAAGGCCACACCATGA
- a CDS encoding PAAR domain-containing protein yields the protein MSRAFIVEGDAHSHGGHVLAGSEHAGIDGQAFACEGHPAICPLHGRTHIEGASSHLNIHGRKAALDGDKLACGATLIAGRQRHAKHQ from the coding sequence ATGAGCCGCGCATTCATCGTCGAAGGCGATGCCCACAGCCACGGCGGCCATGTGCTGGCCGGCTCCGAGCACGCAGGCATCGATGGCCAGGCGTTTGCGTGCGAAGGGCATCCAGCGATATGCCCCTTGCATGGACGTACGCACATTGAAGGTGCCTCCAGCCATCTGAACATCCATGGGCGCAAGGCCGCGCTGGACGGCGACAAACTCGCGTGTGGCGCTACGCTCATCGCTGGGAGACAAAGGCACGCTAAGCACCAGTAG